The proteins below are encoded in one region of Triticum aestivum cultivar Chinese Spring chromosome 1B, IWGSC CS RefSeq v2.1, whole genome shotgun sequence:
- the LOC123078813 gene encoding uncharacterized protein: MAGAGSSSSAPGEGFHLMSCLKEVLTLRGDNHTEWMKKVELAFICADLDWVVVKPQPVRPTEPVREATDDDAAWAKKKGDYAPLEQSYLIDNQKWVNANKKCMAFIKNTIESAIVGFIPECTSARELLTKIKSQFTGSSKIYATQVLEQLVTERYTGDSRGIREHILRMSNMAAKLKPMDADLEIKPALLVHLVMASLPQEFATFVVNYNMSPGTWDIEKTIAMCVQEEDRLKAAHGGSINYVKDWKKKNYNQNNKSSPSKNGKAPYQHQHQQQPFSVDKDTCLHCKQKWHYKKDCAAWLKSVMAKRVDLLLGEKWNFGRPGMRTERRKVSGHGDLLLHALASYSGVMQGRRPFGGAQDEPADHRGGASEEPAVTATGSAGGGGAVAGSRARVGAVARSLGGGGATARSLGGGGAAAGSRGGGGAATRAPARCGRLRLAGESGAEVEGPGGGRVRWRRREGRARRQVDSGRGCGGWEAGRGGRMKAGHDMFFIVVEAGREGRGFCYGPFRRWVAMIFFVQDLGNTSRPYIEQL, translated from the exons GctttcacttgatgagttgcctaaaagaaGTTCTGACACTCAGAGGTGACAACCACACTGAGTGGATGAAGAAAGTTGAACTGGCGTTTATTTGTGCTGATCTTGACTGGGTTGTGGTGAAACCACAGCCGGTCAGACCCACAGAGCCAGTAAGAGAGGCCACTGATGATGATGCTGCATGGGCTAAAAAGAAGGGGGACTATGCTCCTTTGGAGCAGTCCTACCTCATAGATAAccaaaagtgggtcaatgcaaacAAAAAATGCATGGCTTTTATAAAGAATACAATTGAGAGCGCCATTGTGGGCTTCATTCCAGAGTGCACTTCCGCAAGGGAGTTGCTCAcaaagataaagagccagttcactggCTCTTCAAAGATCTATGCCACCCAGGTGTTAGAGCAACTGGTGACAGAACGCTACACAGGTGATAGTCGTggaataagagagcacatcctcaggATGAGTAATATGGCAGCAAAGCTCAAGCCCATGGATGCGGATCTGGAGATCAAACCAGCGCTCCTGGTCCACCTGGTCATGGCTTCACTGCCACAGGAGTTTGCAACTTTTGTTGTAAACTATaatatgtcacctggaacatgggacattgaaaagacaatagcaatgtgtgtccaagaagaggacagACTCAAAGCCGCACATGGTGGTTCAATCAACTATGTGAAGGATtggaagaaaaagaactacaatcaaaacaacaaaagttCTCCTTCAAAGAATGGAAAAGCCCCCTATCAGCATCAGCATCAGCAACAACCTTTCTCAGTGGACAAAGACACGTGTCTCCACTGCAAGCAGAAATGGCATTACAAGAAAGACTGCGCTGCTTGGCTGAAGTCAGTCATGGCAAAAAGAG TGGACTTGCTGCTCGGGGAGAAGTGGAACTTCGGGCGGCCGGGAATGAGGACAGAACGACGCAAGGTGAGTGGCCATGGCGACCTGCTGTTGCATGCGTTGGCCTCCTACAGCGGCGTCATGCAGGGACGCAGGCCTTTCGGTGGCGCACAGGATGAGCCAGCCGACCACAGGGGCGGCGCATCGGAGGAGCCAGCCGTCACGGCGACCGGATCTGCAGGCGGCGGTGGAGCGGTGGCCGGATCCCGAGCCAGGGTTGGCGCAGTGGCCAGATCCCTGGGTGGGGGCGGTGCAACGGCGAGATCCCTGGGCGGGGGCGGTGCGGCTGCCGGTTCTCGGGGCGGGGGTGGCGCAGCGACCAGAGCTCCTGCCAGATGTGGAAGGTTGCGGCTTGCAGGGGAGTCGGGAGCAGAGGTTGAAGGTCCAGGTGGAGGCagggtgcggtggcggcggcgggaagGCAGGGCGCGGCGGCAGGTGGACTCTGGGCGTGGCTGCGGCGGGTGGGAGGCCGGCCGCGGCGGCAGGATGAAGGCCGGTCACGACATGTTTTTTATTGTGGTCGAGGCAGGGAGAGAAGGTCGTGGATTTTGTTATGGGCCGTTCAGGAGGTGGGTTGCTATGATTTTCTTTGTTCAGGATCTCGGGAACACCTCGCGGCCTTATATAGAGCAGCtgtga